Proteins encoded within one genomic window of Columba livia isolate bColLiv1 breed racing homer chromosome 1, bColLiv1.pat.W.v2, whole genome shotgun sequence:
- the LOC110361099 gene encoding uncharacterized protein LOC110361099, which translates to MVPEPGRCCRRDLPSRHFPSPRPPPSAPPGSGAAPFGRARSAAQGAGGRGRREDGGGGRRRWLYRHVQQEILKLSVDVAVVYLRRNLLFTENAGTTYVDNIP; encoded by the exons ATGGTCCCCGAGCCcggccgctgctgccgccgggACCTGCCTTCGCGCCACTTCCCTTCCCCCCGCCCTCCCCCATCCGCCCCGCCGGGGAGCGGCGCGGCTCCCTTCGGCCGGGCTCGCTCGGCCGCACAGGGCGCCGGGGGCCGCGGGAGGAGGGAAGATGGTGGCGGCGGCCGCCGCCGTTGGCTG tatcgACACGTGCAGCAGGAAATACTGAAGCTTTCCGTGGATGTTGCAGTAGTGTATTTGCGGAGGAACTTACTTTTTACAGAAAATG cagGTACAACATATGTAGACAACATACCTTGA